A region from the Ignavibacteriales bacterium genome encodes:
- a CDS encoding class IV adenylate cyclase, with protein sequence MPVNLELKLKLDSNRKTKTILKRINADFQTVLKQRDVYFKIKDGLLKLRIQNTNCELIKYIRDESGNTRWSNYEIIKIDGNNVEKFFKSVFEIETIVEKKRELWLYHNTRIHLDTVKNLGTFLELETLVLNGKSNAEKRFNEIISLLQLDLKKQILFSYRDLMLKIQ encoded by the coding sequence ATGCCCGTAAACCTTGAACTAAAATTGAAGCTTGATTCGAACAGAAAAACTAAGACAATTTTAAAAAGAATTAATGCGGATTTCCAGACAGTACTGAAGCAAAGGGATGTGTATTTCAAAATCAAAGATGGATTATTGAAACTTAGAATCCAGAATACAAACTGCGAATTAATAAAATACATCCGGGATGAAAGCGGAAATACAAGATGGTCTAATTATGAAATTATAAAAATTGATGGCAATAATGTGGAAAAATTCTTTAAATCTGTTTTTGAAATTGAAACCATCGTTGAAAAGAAAAGAGAATTATGGCTTTACCACAATACAAGGATCCATCTTGATACCGTGAAAAATCTTGGAACATTTCTAGAGCTTGAAACTTTAGTATTAAATGGAAAGAGTAATGCTGAAAAACGATTTAATGAAATTATCTCACTTCTTCAATTAGATTTAAAAAAACAAATCCTATTTTCTTACAGGGATTTAATGCTGAAAATACAATGA
- a CDS encoding DUF2461 family protein, with protein sequence MKDEYPAFGGFNKNVFKFLNDLTKNNNVEWFTKNRDRYQSELVQPARSFVIEMQDFFNRLNPAIRTEPKFNETLMRINKDMRFSKGEPYRNYFLIHFGKFKMDSEFYVYFDPDGFSYGLFINNGKDDKNFYFKRNLVKYSEEFLTLLVKYNLNNKFELHELNKESKLLEKKFDGDKHLEICKDLKMILIQKSLKITDKKIFSPGFIIEAIKTFSMLYPIYCFSISPQPLKLIEEFEEQFGNVI encoded by the coding sequence TTGAAAGATGAATATCCGGCATTTGGGGGATTTAATAAAAATGTTTTCAAGTTTCTAAATGACCTGACAAAAAATAATAATGTAGAATGGTTTACTAAAAACCGTGATAGATACCAGAGCGAGCTTGTCCAACCAGCTCGTTCTTTTGTTATTGAGATGCAAGATTTTTTTAACCGGCTTAATCCCGCAATTAGAACCGAACCTAAATTTAACGAAACATTGATGCGCATAAATAAGGATATGAGGTTTTCCAAAGGTGAACCTTATAGAAATTATTTTCTAATCCACTTTGGAAAATTTAAAATGGATTCTGAATTTTATGTTTACTTCGATCCTGATGGATTTTCTTATGGTCTTTTTATAAACAACGGCAAGGATGACAAGAATTTTTATTTTAAAAGAAATCTGGTAAAGTATTCAGAGGAATTTTTAACCCTGCTGGTAAAATATAACCTCAATAATAAATTTGAACTTCATGAACTTAATAAGGAATCTAAGCTTTTAGAAAAAAAATTTGATGGAGATAAACATTTGGAAATATGCAAAGATTTGAAGATGATTCTTATTCAAAAATCCCTTAAAATAACTGATAAGAAAATATTCAGTCCGGGTTTTATAATCGAGGCTATCAAAACTTTTTCAATGCTATACCCTATTTATTGTTTCTCAATTTCACCACAACCTCTTAAGCTAATAGAAGAATTTGAAGAACAGTTTGGAAATGTAATCTAA
- a CDS encoding M14 family metallopeptidase translates to MKIKFVTYFLLITALEITMAQENYYLNLYNNYENFKEESLTRKWFKHQDILPLISRLKKNKNFKVEKVGSSVEKRDINLISIGTGKTKILLWSQMHGDESTATMALFDIFNFLSSDDEYNSLRNNILSKTTLYFIPMLNPDGAERFQRRNAMSIDINRDAVSQQSPEAKILKSIRDSLNPEFGFNLHDQSTRMSAGNTYKTASISFLAPAYNFEKGMNETRERSVKVISYLNKMLSNFIPGHIAKYDDSFEPRAFGDNIQKWGTSAILIETGGWKDDDEKQFLRKLNFIAIISAFNSIGEESYKTEQLEEYFAIPNNEKCIFDLIIRNAKLRYDDTVFTADIGVNRYEEVEGDAIYYKGIIEDVGDLSVYFGFDEINCSGLDIEGGKFYSKPVINIEKIQQLNLPELYREGITSVLISGDSISSNFTKYPISVFQKKDENNEIQIGKAANLAISQSGKMKFVIINGFVNNLTSSVNKIKNGIIVK, encoded by the coding sequence ATGAAAATAAAATTTGTTACTTATTTTCTTTTAATAACAGCATTAGAAATTACAATGGCGCAAGAAAATTATTACTTAAATCTGTATAATAATTATGAGAACTTTAAAGAAGAAAGTTTAACCAGAAAATGGTTTAAGCATCAGGATATCCTTCCATTAATTTCCCGACTGAAGAAAAATAAAAATTTCAAGGTTGAGAAAGTCGGATCATCGGTTGAAAAAAGAGACATAAATTTAATCTCTATTGGTACCGGAAAAACTAAAATTTTACTGTGGTCTCAAATGCATGGAGACGAATCCACTGCAACAATGGCGCTCTTTGACATATTCAATTTTTTAAGTTCTGATGATGAATACAATAGTTTAAGAAATAATATTCTTAGCAAAACTACCTTGTATTTCATCCCAATGCTAAATCCGGATGGTGCCGAAAGATTTCAACGTAGAAATGCTATGAGTATAGATATTAACCGTGATGCTGTAAGTCAGCAATCACCAGAAGCAAAAATTTTAAAAAGTATAAGGGATAGTTTGAACCCGGAGTTTGGTTTTAATCTGCACGATCAAAGCACAAGAATGTCTGCCGGTAACACATATAAAACCGCATCAATTTCCTTTCTTGCCCCAGCTTACAATTTTGAAAAAGGCATGAATGAAACCCGGGAACGTTCTGTAAAAGTTATTTCCTACCTGAATAAGATGCTTTCTAATTTTATCCCAGGACATATTGCTAAGTACGATGATAGTTTTGAACCACGCGCTTTTGGGGATAATATTCAAAAATGGGGTACGAGTGCTATTTTAATAGAAACTGGTGGATGGAAGGATGATGATGAGAAACAGTTTTTAAGGAAATTAAATTTTATTGCAATAATTTCAGCATTTAACTCAATTGGTGAAGAAAGCTACAAAACTGAACAGCTTGAAGAATATTTTGCAATACCCAATAATGAAAAATGTATTTTCGATTTGATTATAAGAAACGCTAAACTTAGGTATGATGATACTGTTTTTACAGCAGACATTGGTGTAAATCGTTATGAGGAAGTGGAAGGCGATGCAATTTATTATAAAGGAATAATTGAAGACGTTGGGGACTTATCGGTTTATTTTGGATTTGATGAAATAAATTGCAGTGGACTTGATATTGAAGGTGGAAAATTTTATTCAAAACCTGTTATAAATATTGAAAAAATTCAACAGTTAAATTTACCTGAATTATACCGTGAAGGAATTACTTCAGTATTAATCTCAGGTGATTCAATTAGTTCCAATTTCACAAAATATCCTATTTCAGTTTTTCAGAAAAAGGATGAGAATAATGAAATTCAAATTGGAAAAGCTGCCAATCTTGCAATCAGTCAATCAGGGAAAATGAAGTTTGTAATAATTAATGGATTCGTAAACAATCTAACGAGTTCAGTTAATAAGATTAAGAATGGTATAATTGTCAAATAA